A genomic window from Lycium barbarum isolate Lr01 chromosome 4, ASM1917538v2, whole genome shotgun sequence includes:
- the LOC132636563 gene encoding xyloglucan endotransglucosylase protein 1-like has protein sequence MASNISAALLLISILLSIQLLVSAGNFYRDAEITWGEGRGKIQEGGRGLALTLDKLSGSGFQSKNEYLFGRFDMQLKLVPGNSAGTVTTFFLSSQGEGHDEIDFEFLGNVSGQPYTVHTNVYTQGKGNKEQQFHLWFDPTSAFHTYSIVWNPHRIVFLVDNSPIRVYNNHENIGIPFPKSQAMRVYCSLWNADEWATQGGRVKTDWTLSPFTAYYRNINIDGCAMSSGTSSCKSTNNVKPWQTHELDGKGRNRLRWVQSRHMVYNYCADSKRFPQGFSAECKSSRF, from the exons ATGGCCTCTAATATTTCAGCAGCATTGCTTCTTATTTCAATACTATTGAGTATCCAATTACTAGTCTCAGCTGGTAATTTCTACAGAGATGCAGAGATTACTTGGGGCGAAGGACGCGGTAAAATACAAGAAGGCGGTAGGGGCCTTGCCCTCACTCTTGATAAACTTTCTGGCTCTGGTTTTCAATCCAAGAATGAATATCTTTTTGGAAGGTTCGATATGCAACTTAAGCTTGTCCCTGGAAACTCTGCTGGCACTGTCACGACTTTCTTT TTATCTTCACAAGGAGAAGGACATGACGAGATCGATTTCGAGTTCTTGGGAAATGTCTCTGGCCAGCCTTACACAGTGCATACCAATGTATATACACAAGGAAAAGGAAACAAAGAACAACAATTCCACCTTTGGTTCGATCCAACTTCCGCATTTCACACTTACTCCATTGTCTGGAATCCTCACCGCATAGT GTTCCTAGTGGATAACAGTCCCATCAGAGTATACAACAACCATGAAAACATTGGAATTCCATTCCCAAAGAGCCAAGCAATGAGGGTATACTGCAGTTTGTGGAATGCAGATGAGTGGGCAACACAAGGAGGCAGAGTGAAGACTGATTGGACACTTTCTCCTTTCACTGCTTATTATAGAAATATCAATATTGATGGATGCGCAATGTCATCAGGCACCTCTTCTTGTAAGTCCACAAATAATGTTAAGCCATGGCAAACACATGAACTTGATGGTAAGGGAAGGAATAGGCTAAGATGGGTGCAGAGCAGACACATGGTTTACAATTACTGTGCTGATTCAAAGAGATTTCCTCAAGGATTTTCTGCTGAGTGCAAGAGTTCAAGATTTTAA